The Alnus glutinosa chromosome 8, dhAlnGlut1.1, whole genome shotgun sequence DNA segment ATATCTCATAGGTTAGCAAGTGTGCTATCACTGATCGGTTGGCTAGGCATTATTTAATttgtgcttcttctttttcttcttacatTGTTGTTATTGATATGTGTTAGGAGAACCATGCGGACGAAATCATTTGAATTGGTTTTAAGACTCAATTTTGGTGGTGGTTGTGGCTGTCAGTCTGTTGAAATTAATATCCCTGTTGATTTTAAGGTGAGAAGCCAGATCTATTCTATttatttcttcatcttttatattagtttttttgttggtaattttgtACACATGCACTCAGTGGTACATGATTTTTCACTTGCATGATAAATCAATGCTACATGATTACAAGGCACTTCTTCGGTCTAGATAATGTTTATATTTCAGCAAACTGTAAGCCATTTTCCGGCTTTTCAGCTATAATATTTTTTGACCACAAAAAGCTTTTCCTTTGACAATTTTTCTTTACGCCAAGAGCAGGAAAATGTAGAAAACATTTTCGaaaaagagtaattctatacATCAACACTCCCCCCATCCAAAGAAGCATTGAATTATATGTTAATTACAATTAGCATGCATAAGACAAATATCTTTTTTGTATTCACAATTTGCAATTGGCCAATCTAGTTGACTATTCTCAAGCATGctacaaataaattaaattattttgaataatttcTGAACTATGCCATGCTGTTCATTGCATGCACATCAGCCATGCTTTTGTCGGCAACTGTTAGTTTATGCTCGTCTCTCAAAATTGAGTAATCATATATGAGAAAggaaatgtgtgtgtgtgtgtgtgtgtagacaCACATACATAGACATGTTTCTACATAATTCTGTATGTACATTAACACATAGCAGAAGAGCAGATGATTTTCTATATGTATGTTGATTGACCTTTGACCAAGGTATTCTAGGTGGACTGAATAAATACTCATTTGTTCTCAAATTTGTACCTTGTCACTTTGCAGGTTTCAACTGACtgttttaatcttgaaaaagaAGCTGTGCTTCAAAAGCTTAGCGACACGGCAATTCAAGATTTATGTTGCGGGCAGAATGCGGTTATTGAGAGAAACACTATCTTGACCCCGAAAAGTGAGGTTACTGTCTATGCAATCGTAACAAACATTGTTCAGCACAGTAAAACCTCCAAAGCCTTAGCTGATTCTCTCAGTAATGGCAATGTTAAAAGGCGAAGAGAAAGTTTAAATGAGACCGGAACATCTAGGAAGCGGTCGAAAGGGCATACGCGCAAATTTAGATCTTAGAGAATGTAAGGTTGTGATTTGGGTTTTGTAGATATGTTATTcattaaaactaacaaaaactatAGTTTGACTCTTAATATGCAGGGACTGGGTGAATTTTGTTAGATACTGCACACAGTCTCCCCAGCTATATATGGATAGGGGAAGTGTTGTTGGTTGCTGGGTTAGcataatttacttttttaagtCATATTTTTGAGATCATTAAGTGTTCCATAGTGAGCATCTCCGATTAGCTTCTCtatctgtctctctctcactctcttcctttatttatttatatatgtacgTTATATTAGCACACTAGAATCTGTACGTAAATTGCTTCTTCAACATCTTTTCTGTCATGAAGAGCCACACCTTAACCCTCCCTGAATGCATGGctttattttgattattattattattatctcttTATCAATATGACAATATGTGATAAACAAAACATCAGAATGGGCTCAATTTCAAGGGGCCATTAGCTCAGTCTCTAGATAGGATACCCACTGTTTCTCCCATTCCAACTGGTTCCCCTTGGTAACTGCCTTCCTTTTTAAGGAATGTATCCTACTATTACCCTTATGTGTTCTGTAAAACATTGTATAGGATTTTGTTAGCTCCTCTCCTTCTGTAGTTCAAAATCTTATTTACCTCCTATTCACATGGTCATTTAGTTATACATGACCTATTGACCTTAGattattatgttctttttgATCTACAAGGGCTATGGCCCccatagtttttaattttttccgtagtttatatatatatctataaatggTTTAAAAATTAGATTTGGTCTTTTATTCATATTTTGGCCCCCTTCTGATGAAAAATCCTGGTTCCGACCCTGTATACAAAGGACTAGTCCGATAGATTATACCAAATTCATATCCCACTATAAGAAAGGTTAATAAATAATGCTTCCACCTTTATGATCAATCCGGGAGAAGTGAATTTAGATATTTATGGACTAAAGCATATTAGATGTCAAAGTCTACTACATTTAATGAATTAATATTTAGATGTCAATATCACAATTCTACATCTCAAGAAAACTACAAGTTATGGTAATCTCGTAAATATGCATAAGATATAGTATCATGCAAAAATCACAAGTTATGataacaaaatatacaatatgttagcacgtgagaatcacatattttaagaatatatgttagtttaatagattgGGTTGAAATAATGGAAGAAAATTTTgtccaataataatataaaaccaTCTTGAAATAAGCAATATATATCCAAATTATAttgtcaattaaaaaaaatgcatgagtTATCAAGTTAGGAGTGTTCGACATACCATTTTTGGTTTGGAGTAATATTAGAAACCACACTTTTATTTCATCGTATTGACGTGTCAGTGCCAATCAACCTTTGAATTTatccatattaaaaaaaataatctgaaGGTTGATTGGCACTGCCGTGTCAGCAAATGtgtgataaaaatgtgatttctagcattactctttggtTTATCATGCTACGTagccttaaatttttatttttatttttattttttaaaaaaataataataaaaaaaaaaaaaaaaacatgcaaagGGGAGAGGAGATTTTACAAATCTTATGGGGCAAATTTGAAATCTTAGAACTTGAAGTTAAAAATGGTAAATTTGTTGTCTCAACTCAATtcataaatgcatttttattactcATAAATGTACAGTTAATCATGGCAAGTGAATTAATGATTCTCTATTGAAGATATTTTACAAAGTAAAGAAAAATTGGCATGAATATATTCGTGGAAAGTAAGATAGAACATTGATTGCAAAGGCATTGCAATAATCCTTGTGAAAAAACgagaaattatttatattttgagcAATATTCTTTCTCTCACATGAATATTAGATCCATAAGAATTACTATCATCACTAAAATTCTTTTTTAGATAACTAAAATTATTCTTTCTCTCACATGATATCTCATTTGCTTTCTCAAAAaacgcttatatatatatttagagcTATTTCTAGTGTTTTTCTGAAGTCAttttatgctgacatgacacttttttttttttttgataataaaaacAGGGGAGAGAAATCAagctgtattttttttattattattaaaaacatggtgtcatgtcagcataaaaagacataaaaaaaaaaaaaaaaactagaatgaGCTCTAAcatttcacacacacacgaactgttacaacaaatattttcaaagagAAGTAAAAATTTATGTAGTTTCAAAAACACATGAGATATCAATAGCTTCCCATTTTAGTTAATGATTTTATGACAGGTTTATCTAGATGtggaaataataattaataaccGTTCACTTCAAAGATaaggataaatatatatatatatatatatatatatatatatatatatatatatatatatatatatatatttgcttgaGTACTTGGGAACCAATTATGAAAACTCATGAAATATCCTTAAGTGTCATACCTTCCCAGAAgtattaattatattaccatTTTTGTCTCATCAGGCTAAAGTTCTACACAAGCTAGCTCAGCTCCCTCATTCTCATAAATACCCTTGCTAGAACATTTTTCCTTGGcatactaaaaagaaaaagaaggaaattaataatttgaacaCTGCAAACTCTAGGAGTATTGCATGGGCTGTAGTTGAAGAGAAGTCTAATTCAAGGGGtggtaaaagaaatgaaagaattaCAATACATAGGGAGAAAGAGAATTAACAACTAATTAAACCAATAATCATGAGGTgggaaaaatattatatatagaattTTGATGAACATATCTATGATTTTGAATGACTTAATTTTTGAGATTCGCAAAGattcaagtgaaatggaaatgatttattttatggttcagATCTTATTTTTCTAGCATCTAACGGCGTACATGatgtcatgtcatttaaaattttaaatgatgtgacacCATATTCAATATGGGTGGCAACATATACACCACTAAATTTGTGAAAGCTAatttaaaccataaaataaattatctctTTTTCACCTGCTCGATCTGAAAATAACGAAAGAGATCACACCTCGCTACATTTAAGAATGGATAGAGATCCGATGCAATACCCCTTCCCTATTGCAGTACAACAAGgcatgggtatgtgagtgtacGTAGGAGAGGGCGACCCCCGCCTGAGCAAGTGGGGCGTTCCCTTGCACTCACAATCTCACATATCCGATCCATACCTTATTGTAGTGCAACAAGGCATTGATATTGCACTGAATCTTAATCCTTTAAAAATAGGAAACAAAATCAATCTATGTAGTtaacctaaattataaattgatcGTAGCGGTATAAAAATCTCGTGGTAgatcaaaataacaatttagttcaTGCACTCAAATTCTGTCTATGTGTCACGTcaataccaataaaataaaGTGACACTTAAATATCGTGAAATTTAACATAGCCATAAAATGATTGATTTCCATATACAGTCTTCATAGGTATCATTAACTAAGATGCAATATTAGTGCGATTTAGTCACCAATGCCCTCGTATTCAAGCCAATCTCTTAATTGAAAGGCCAACACACGGTATTGACCAGCCTGTCCAGCCACCTGTTAGTCCCGGTAAAGGTAGCCTCTTGGCCAATCGCAGAAGCTGCTACAACCGGCAATACTGGGTTCCTCGTTGAAAACGCCGGTGTGCCACTTGGACTCCACCACCACAACTCTATAAAACCCCATTGGAGTACTGGTCCAGTGCCCATTCAAGAGACAGGCTTTGGCAACAAGctagcaacaacaacaaaaaacacagttctttttagagagagagagagagagacgacgTCAGAAACAATGGAACGTGGGGTTGGGTTCCATCGCTATCGCAGGCATGCAAAATCAAGCCCTGGTAAAGTATACAAATAATGCTTTATTGGGTTTCTTCTTCGAccttttttttggtttcctttGCTAGCTTGATCAAAGACATATATATGTAGgccttctttcttgttttttttttttttggtttctttttagtATGTATATGTTGCATGCATGGAggatataaatattttatctgaaaaaaattgttcaaatggccttctctgattttttttttttttttttggtgcagtATATGAATATTCTTGCATTTTTAGTTAGATTCAACCTTGGTTTTTGCATGCAAATGTATATTCCGGCTCGATCTCCTCTTTTAGTTTTGATAAGAAAGCTCCATTTTTTAATTTCGTTTGCTGTTTGTAAaggatctatatatatatatatatatatatatatatgcagctTAATCTTTGATCAAggttttaacatttattttttctatatatatatagagaagaaaagaaaaggaaagaggaaGGGTAAATTAATCCATTATTTTGGCCACCTTTTGACCATATCTTCTTGTTTTTCCATTGACTATAAGTTCTATAACGCTTGCTCGAATGGTTAGTACTGAACATGGTGTGAGATGAATCATCGATCTGTTTgttctatttttccttttgaatattttcaatgaCGTGGCATGCATGCAGGACTTCCCTGCAGGTGGGTCCATCCTATTTAGCCAGTCCTGGACaatagaaatgaaaaattaaaaaccatttGGTTCTTTTaagccctatatatatatatatatatatatatatatatatatatcttccatttcatatttaaacaataataatatcaacAACAATTATATGATGAAAAAATAATTGGAGTTTTCTCTCAACCTTGCATTCTTCCCCAACTCAAACTCGATCAGCTATGTCTATTGCTCACCTCCACCGagttttataacattttttgctttctttcttcttttttttctctttttaaaataattaaaaacattaacaaataacttaaaacacaaaacattttaaactatttttatcatatcaacactttttttaattcagttgAAGAAATTAATATCCAAGCTAGCTTGTGTCAGTAATGGGAGACATGGTGCTCACAAGGCTAGGGTTCAAAGTTCGATCAATTCAAACTTTGGTCTCATTAAAGAtgtgaaaaaaaagagaaacctGGAGGAGAGGAAACGGTTCTgactgggagagagagagagagagacccattTAAGACTGGTTTAGATTACCAAGCAgattatattatattacaaattacaagcaaAGACCATCTGAACAGAACAAGAGCAGTGAAAGCACTTTTTCTCAGCCACGGTGGCACGTGGGTCATGCAAGGGTTCTTCCACTGGGAATTTGTCTGGTTTCTGGCTTGTCTAGAGAAACAGACAAAGTTTTAGCAGAGGAGATGCTTCTCTTATAAATGCCTGGACCCTTTTCGTTTAACTCTCTCATTCTTAACTCTGCCACCTAGCAAACCCCACTCCTTGATATAATTACTACCCAATTCCCTTCTTTTctaatgggattttttttttttttttttaaataatattattctttacacttatttattacatatattCTATGTCAGCTTTAATAAATATGTGTGAAGAGAGTACCActaattttcttcctttttcggTTTCTTTGGGACATGAATAGCTAGGCTGAGGCagtttttcctttctctttttccttaaTCTTTTTGTCAAACACTCGATCGAGACGACTCTAATATATATGAAGCCATgcttaattttgtttcttttttatagcAGCTGTAAATAACtaattcttaaattatttgtttaatgatattaattaagtaattaaattcattataatCCGATAATTTAGCATGGTATGATAGCAACCggtcttaattaaataaaactctaaccttatttatctctttttaaaGTTAAGATTATATGTATTAAGTATCATTTATTATGAGGAAGTATTAAAATGTTTTTCCTAGTAAGTTATAGGGATCGGGATTCTCTCCATTCTAAATCTATTTAATGGTCcaaattaaatttcacaaatttgATAATTTAGACTCTAGGGATAAGAATTGAAGATTCATAGATGGTTCATGTAGATatgaacaattttatttttgtgtttttacaagcatttttcAAGATAAAAATTTCAAGCAAATTGTTGGTGATCCgatattttcttttaaggagTAACACtcttatattaatatatattattcatttcAGCCTCGACCATGGTGTTACCTAATGACTCAAACGGCAACACTCCAAGCAAAAACGACGCCTATATCAACACCAACACCTGTAGTGATGATCAGCATGCCTCGCAGCCATGCATGCAGCTGGTGCGTGAACAAGACCAATACATGCCCATAGCCAACGTGATTCGTATCATGCGCCGCATTCTACCGTCCCACGCAAAGATCTCTGACGACGCCAAGGAGACAATCCAAGAGTGCGTGTCGGAGTACATCAGCTTCATTACCGGGGAGGCCAACGAGCGGTGCCAGCGGGAGCAGCGGAAGACTGTCACCGCAGAGGACGTGCTTTGGGCGATGAGCAAGCTGGGTTTCGACGACTACATCGAGCCGCTCACTGTGTACCTCAACCGCTACCGTGAGGCGGAGAATGAGCGCAACACTTCGCGTGGGGATCAGCTGCTTTTTCTTAAGCGTGGGATGGATATCAATCATGGCCCTATTGGGATGCCGCCGCCTTATGGGTCTGGGTACCCTATGGGCCATTTCTCCGGGATGCTTGATGCTGCTGCCTCAATGGGCGGCGGGTACTATAGGGATTTGCCTGGCGCCGGAGCCTCCTCCGCTGCCCAGAATGCTTTGGCTGGCTTTGATCCTTTTGTTCAGTTCAAATGACCAGGACTAATCCTGGGTAGCAATTAATCAGCTATAAGGACTTATTGTTATATGCATGCTATTATTATAGTTTATGATTTTTCGATCGATGGCTTTCAAGTTTCATCCCATGACATATTTGGCTCTCTTTGCGTAAGGTGTCTTTTGGCCATTTTTGGTCGTGTGGAAAGAGTCACTCTCTGCTTTCATCTCTGTTTAGAGCTAAAATGGAACTCTTAATTTTTATGGGGCTAAAATGGTTTTGAACTTTTGCTTGGCCAAAAGGCTATCAATTTTTGATATGATCTGTTAACTAGACACGAAccaaatatgaaattaaaaggTTAGAATTGAAAagtttaacccgtttaattaaatgggctaAGCTATATATggttgatctatatagtcttatacctacGTCTTGAATGCGAGTTGAACCCAACACGCAATATTTAAAGATATCAATTTTTTACACACAATTAATAGGTTAAGATTGAGAGTtttgaccaatttaattaaataagttaaatTATGGCTAACTTACATAGTTTTATATTCGTGTCTCGATACGATTTAAACCCGACACTCTAACACGAATTGTCACTCCTAAGTTGGCCCTTTTATAAGAGGGGTAAGTAGGTGTTCCATAAGAAACTTTTAAATGGGTGTATTAATATTCTCAATTACATTGAATCTGTAGTTCCTGCATTAGATTACCATCGAGCCCTGACGAGATTTCAGCAATTTAAGTGGTTTGACTACATTTTTGGACGGGATTTCACAGGTTAAATTGCCAATTACAATAGACAAGAAAATGGTTTTAAGTGTAAGTAAAATCGTTGTTTACTCTTTACAGTAAGGTATGAATGAATCGCCCAGACACCGAATTCTTCGTCTCGTAATCAATCTCTTGGAGCTGAAAGAGAGACTACAAAGATTCTTTCTAAGAAGATGAAATAGGCTTTGtgttaatcaaataaattctagAATGCCCTGCAGAAGGAAGGCACAGGATACCCTCGTGTAGGCTTGGAATACAAATCCTGTCCAGTTAGCTTGCACATGGAGTCAAGTACAAATGTTGTTCCCTTATATAATCTATCACTTCGTCTACTGTCAGATATTTTATGGACAATCCCCTTGAAATGCAGTCCCTGATATgcatttaaattataaaaatttaaaacaaaaggaaagccACGTTAGATCAGCCGGTGTTAAATGGGTGTGAAAATGAGCATTACTAAAATTTATCAGTTTGAATCCCCTTTAATATTGTAAATAAACAAATACTGTTTACCTTACTCTTGTTGAGCTGATTTGATTTGGTATAAGCTCATCCACGACTTTAATGTTACCCTGCAAAAACAAATCCATGCAATATTAGAGTCAATGCGTTTAGGATGGACCAACAACCCTTGGAGTGTGTAAAGCAGCCATGAATTAAAACAGTTCAGTCAAAAAAAGCCTCTAGGGAAGGTCCTATGCGCCTAGGTATTCAAATTCTGAAGACAAATGGAAATTTGGACCAGTTTAACCATTTTGGATCATTTCCAGAATTTGGTTAAATGCAAAAATGTGGACAtttttttacatgcatgcaacAAGGGACATCCATAGTAGTACAAAGTTCAAACAACACCCAAAAACATGGGAATGAATCGAATATTCTGGTTACCCTGCATTCATTTAGAATTTCATCATCAGAAATAATTTTCTCAACATCTTGTCCTTCTCTGCGAATGCAAACCACGCCATAATCGCTGCATATGGCCCTGACCTGGAGAACAATCACAAGATTTGTAGATAATTATAATCTATTACAATGAATGACAGATCAATTCAAAAAGGCTTGACCCATATCCCCTAAAGACATCATATCTACATATACCAAAGAACTTCAACTTCTCCATAACTATACAATGCATTTCTGTT contains these protein-coding regions:
- the LOC133876342 gene encoding nuclear transcription factor Y subunit B-9-like — its product is MVLPNDSNGNTPSKNDAYINTNTCSDDQHASQPCMQLVREQDQYMPIANVIRIMRRILPSHAKISDDAKETIQECVSEYISFITGEANERCQREQRKTVTAEDVLWAMSKLGFDDYIEPLTVYLNRYREAENERNTSRGDQLLFLKRGMDINHGPIGMPPPYGSGYPMGHFSGMLDAAASMGGGYYRDLPGAGASSAAQNALAGFDPFVQFK